A region of the Pempheris klunzingeri isolate RE-2024b chromosome 21, fPemKlu1.hap1, whole genome shotgun sequence genome:
aGTGGGTGCTTATTTAACCGCATagatactaatgatgatgatatgcaCCATAATGatgtaaagaataaaaaaagagatcaGATTTTGTAACAGCAAAAGTCATCCTTTCGCTTTTCCCCAAGTCACAATATTGTACATACTGTGTAAGTaagtagataaataaataaaggaacaGATATTCATCAGAAACAACTACAAATCTATCACCAAACAAGCCAGATGGTTTCTGAATCCTATATAGCTTTTGATACACTGGGTTGGATTTGGTAGAAAATCTGTTGGTTCCTTTATGGCACAATAGGAAATTACAGCACAAAGCTGGAAGAAGATGCTGTTCTTCCAGTGCATACGACAGATGATGAAGAGGGTGATGAACCAAGCAAAATTCTGTCAACATGCTCATTCTGTTCAGTAAAGCCAAATGATTTTCATTTGATGATGACAATTATACTGAGGTATTATAATTTAATGGCAACATTGTATAGTCTCGTCAGAAATGCTACATGCAGCACCTGTAAATGCTACAACAAATCAAGTTTGATTTTTGCTACCATGGTGAGCACAGTGCTTTACAGAGCTCTCTGCTTATAAAGAACTGAAGTGTCTCTAAgaaaaagatgattaaaaaagCACTGCAACATTTTGGGCCGATATATTTGTCTACTAACTGAACCAGAGTCAGAGGAGACGATCAGTCTCTGTGCATCTCTGTGCATCCACAACAGACATAGGTCCTTGAtatgtttagcctagcttagcagaaagactgggaaaagggggggggggggctgctagCTTCTGTCTCATGtaataaacaacaaagaaaGCCTATCCCACAACTTGTGTATAATGACAAAGTAACATgagtagaaacagaaaatgagatATAGAAAGGTTTTTCAATTTTTGGAACTATTTTCGTACCAATAACTCCTGGGAACAAACACTGCTAGATTTTTGTGCTAAGGTAAGCTAAATACATTTCCAAAACAACTATCTCCATCGCCAGCATACAGAGATAAAACTGATACAGAGTTGCCAGGTGCTGCTTTCCTCATTgtaaatggggggggggggctcctggATATTGTGACAGTTCTATATGTGCTACGGTCATCACTTTTAATGATTTCAATGTCATCTCTGAAagatcatttttcttttcattaaaaaaacatttgtgattttacTGGGAGAGGTTGATGCCCATCAGAGCCTTCGAAGTACTCCAACAAAAATCATTACCATGTCATTTCATAGACATGGATTTTATTATGGAACCCTGAACACCCCCAAAATAGCTACCCCACTTTGTGGCTCTGTTAATGTTCACATTTGACTGTGGATTTGACAGCAGTAAGtgtattttggaaaatgttaatttgaaaGCTCCAAGGAGAGTTTTTAAGCAGATTAAAACTGCTAAATCCATCTGGGCAGTTTGAGGGTCAAGTATTGCAATGAGTTGAGGAAATGTACTAATTATCTTATGGCATAAAGACGCAAAGTATTCCAGTATTTTGCTGCTTCTTCATGCTGTAGATATGGGGTCGACATGGACATCCAAGTATAACTACAGGATATAAAGATAAGGTCAGGGTTTACAGTATACAAGGTACAGTAAACGCATATTTCAGTGCAAGTCACAGCATTTTTGACTTTGTAGCTACAGAAGGAATGCTAAGCACACTTATGGTTCAAAACAGTATTCTGTTGAGTATATGATATCTGTACAGAAAAGGGACGAAATACAAAACATATCTCTGTCACatattaatgttgttgttgttcactCTTTGTAAAATAATTCATTCTTTATGTATTCaaattatacagtatgttgtatAGTAAATAGTATTTTCTGGTGTAGCACCCTTTTCAAACATACACAGTATTTACAGTGCAGGTAAGTAAACACTGGTTTCACAGCCATGATACAATTATTTTGCTGTAGTTTTCTGTGGTTCAACGTTActgtgcttctcttttttttctttttttgtgatgATTTATTTCCAAAACATATGGAACTATTTAAAAAAGGTTCTCCTGTTCCCAAAGTACTGACACAGTATAGACATAACCATAGGTTTCCTTAGGAGTGACCACAAAAGTACACAGTGATTATTTCTACAACAAGGTTGTGAATTAgtgtaaacacatacaaaaatctCATGCTGAATAAAACCTTTTCTTTTGAAGTTATTATGGTATATTCAATGGCAGGTACTACTGACGTCACAGATATGGGGGTTCGCTGAAAACCAGCTGTCTTGTATCATTAGCTACATCTTCTCAGAAATATCCAGTCATTTATTATGCTAGTCCTTGAAAACAGGAGTTATTGACGTCCCCTTGTAGAAAATGTTGCGGGCGTTGTCAGGGCTGTTGGCTCTCTCTGGAATCAGGATGATACTATTGCCTTTTCTCCGCAGTGTGGACTCACGACTGGAGGCGACTGAGGGGGCATCTGAAGCAGTCTCTCCACTtccgccacctcctcctccagatccCGAACCACTACTATCCCCTGGAGTGACCCTTATGGTAGAAAGGCCCTGGGGGTGGAGCCTCTGGTCTGACTGGCCGGTGCTCTGGGTGTGAACAGTAACTATGGGTGGGGTGCTGACAGTGGCAGTGGTGGTAACAATGTGATTGGCACGCTTCCTTTCAATGGACCCTTCACGTACTGAGTCTGAGCTTTCCGAGTCTCTGTTTAGATCATTGAGCTCAAAGGACTGCCTCAagctcccacctcctccccctgatcctcctcctgctccacaaGTCCCTGTACCTCCCCCACCTCCAGTGCCATGATCCAGGGACCGCCACCTCCATGATCCGCTTCCATCTGTGGATGGGGCTTGGATCACTGGCTTGTTATTTTCAGGGTGGGCCTCTACTCTGACAATTGCTCCGGTACTCCCTGAAATACTGCCTGTGGTGCTACCCAGTGAGCTGGGCCCTGTGGTGCCAGTAGGATCTTGATCAGTTAGTGCCCTGTAGCGAACAGAGCTCTGGCAACTCCCAGTGATGCTGCAGCCAATGCTGCTTTCATCTAAGCTCTTGGAATGGGTCTGTAGTAGGCCCTGCTGCTTGGACATAGCAATCACTTGCATTATTCGCGGCTGGGTGTTCTGCCCATTATCATTAGTCCTGCTGGCTGTTGTCTTCTCTGCTGCCCTTTGCCAGTTAGCCTGAACTATGCTATTTACTGTTGACATCCCCtcacttcctccacctccccctgtCCTTGGGGAAGTGGTGTTGTAATTCTCATGAGCTTCCTCTGGTATATGGACCAGCTGAGAAGACCCCGGTCTGGACTGCATGGATATCCTGGCTCCCCCAGTGATGCCACTGCAGTTACTGGGCAGGGTGGTGCTAGCACCTGTGGCCAGTTTGGACATGAAGACGTGACCATCAAAGCCTCCATTCAGGCCCATAGCCAATGGCTCAGAGCTGGATCGGAGCTCCATGCTGCCGTGGTGATGTGGATGCTGGGAGGATTGGCCAGACGATGAGtctacagaggaggagaaggagtcTGGTACCTGCAGGGAGCATTTGTGGTTGTTGTTCTTACTTTTCCACTGAGACAGAAGCTGCTTTGAGCGGCTGGAGTCCATGGATGCATGGTGGAGGGTGGCAGCGTGACGTCTGGCTGCTTCCTCATATGCTGCCATGGCTTGGGGGGTATGGACCCGAGGAAGGGTGTGGCTAAAGGTCACCATGGCGTCTTTGCTCTGAGGGCTGCGGGGGGATATCACTTCCACATCTGCACTGGAGCGCTTCACACTATCATCAGGCCTCTGCTGTTGAAGACCTCGGTGGAGGAGGCCCTCAGAGTGGGAGATGGGCATGCTGGGCTCCCCAGCCATGCTGGCTTTCATCTGCAGGTGGTGGAGTACGGCCTCCTGGCTGATGTGTGGCAAGGAACAGGGGGGGCGGTGTGTCAGTGGAGGGGGGCTGGCGCTGGCCTCCTCACTTGGCTGAAAATTTCCGACTGCATACAACCCCTGCCAACAAAAGCaacagagaaacattatgtactgtacatttcatTTGGTGCTTATTTTACCTGATACCTGAATGAGTTATAAGTGGAACTAGTTTAATCCAAAAGCACGAGCTTACATAGAAACATTTCTATGTAAGCTGTGTAATCGTTTTTGCTGTGATATGCCTTTAATTGTGTTTAAATCTAACCAAATATAGAGCATTGGGGATCTTATTTCAGCATGGCAGCAGTGTGGCAATGTCTGTTATTGATCAGTTCATTACCTTGGTCCAGACTGCAAGATGTCAGCAACTGATTGATGGATTGATGTGCAATTTGTATTCAAGATctccagatgatgaatcctaatgattttGGTTTCCCCTGACATTTACTATAGTTTACCTGCGACCAGGAGGTTAACAGTTTTTGGTTCAAAACATcagcattcccatcagcctcaacTGTACTTGGTGTTTAGCAGTAACTAGCAAATGTAAGTATACTAACATGCTAAGCTAGTATTTTGAGCATTTTAGCATggtaatgttagcatttaggtGAAATCACTGCTTCTAGCGTAGCTGTAGACTCTTTAGTCATGCTTCTTCCATGCACACATGTTGGAATACAtaggtgtgtttcaggttgtGTTAATCATCTTGTGCTTCGTGTGGAAGCAGAGCGGTAGTGCTAACTGATGACAGCCAAATGTTGCAGTATGTTGCATGTGTTGCAATGAGCTTTGCTCATCAGACATTCGCTGCAACACAGACTTAAGCTTTCATTATGGAGGACTGCTGTTGGGTGCTGATGGGTCTTCTGTGCAGGCAGTCCATTGGAAATGACAATGCTGATGGAACTGGACCCTACCAGGTAGACAGCAATAGCACCTCCAAGCAGGAATCCCAGGTAGACGTCAATGGCATGGTTCTTGTACTGAATAATCCGGGTCAGACCACAAATGATGGCACAGATAATGAAGGAGAAGACGAGCAGGGGCTTGAGCAGCTTGGATGAGTCTGTCAGAGTGCTGTTGAAGTACATCTGTGGACACATAACACAGTAACTGATgtattttccattatttttatGATTACTCCTTTGTGCTTTAGCAGTGTGCTATTCCATCACTCTTCCAAGGCAGTGTTAGCATTGGCTAGGCAAGGCAAGGCAGTGGCATTTTATTTAGGATAGATTCACATGTCAGTCATGCTGTGGTCATTCCCCAGGTACCCTGGGAACTTTAGTGAAGGTCAGTATTTGTTCAGGGACTATTGCATTAATCTAATTTCTGCAGTTTTGACCAATAAGTCCCTCAAAAGATAATTTTTAAGATAGCCTCCTTACGCTTTtgcacaatgtttttttatttgcaagGCCAGTGAATCACTTCCAAATACTTCAATGTTCTGCACATTTTTAGAACATATAATACACATATTAGGGGGTGTGATcattgaatatttttggtttttactcTATATGTTATTATAATGATATTGATAGTTAATTACTATTTAAAGGGAGAAAAAGCCTTTAGACGTACATCATAAATGCTCCTTCAGACTTTGAGCAGGCAGTCATACATATACTGTAAACTGTAGTTTACATGCCATGAGAGACAGCAATTCTATTAGTATATGGAGCCTTTTAGTATTAGTATATCTTTGTGTACAATTATAAATTGATCATTGATAAGTGTGATGATGATTGCAATTATCTAGTTTATTAGTATTATGaagatgataaaataaaaacaaaaatagtgaaatgaataaatggagTTAATTGCTAATTCCATCACCCACTTCTCCATGTCTGATGTATCATTAGGCTCTTCATGGGAGGGTGAGCAGAGTTAAGTGTTTGCGTGGGCTCAAACCATTACTCACTGAAACATAGACAGCGGCGAAGGATGCGAGGGTAGCATGCTGCGACGGGAAGGATTTTCTGCAAGAGAAGGAAGAACAGAAATAATCTCAGCCAACGTTCACATCTGTGGGTGTGAGACAACAGAGGGT
Encoded here:
- the LOC139221229 gene encoding phospholipid phosphatase-related protein type 4; this encodes MSAREKGTLTKDSVSLLPCFYFVELPILVSSVVSLYFLEWTDVFKPVKSGFNCHDRSLSLPYIDPNHEVIPLLMLLSLAFAGPAITIMIGEAILFCCLSRKKSGAGAEANINAAGCNFNSFIRRAVRFVGVHAFGLCATALITDILQLMTGYPAPYFLTVCKPNYTTLNVSCEQNPYIMEDICSGADLAAINQGRKSFPSQHATLASFAAVYVSMYFNSTLTDSSKLLKPLLVFSFIICAIICGLTRIIQYKNHAIDVYLGFLLGGAIAVYLGLYAVGNFQPSEEASASPPPLTHRPPCSLPHISQEAVLHHLQMKASMAGEPSMPISHSEGLLHRGLQQQRPDDSVKRSSADVEVISPRSPQSKDAMVTFSHTLPRVHTPQAMAAYEEAARRHAATLHHASMDSSRSKQLLSQWKSKNNNHKCSLQVPDSFSSSVDSSSGQSSQHPHHHGSMELRSSSEPLAMGLNGGFDGHVFMSKLATGASTTLPSNCSGITGGARISMQSRPGSSQLVHIPEEAHENYNTTSPRTGGGGGSEGMSTVNSIVQANWQRAAEKTTASRTNDNGQNTQPRIMQVIAMSKQQGLLQTHSKSLDESSIGCSITGSCQSSVRYRALTDQDPTGTTGPSSLGSTTGSISGSTGAIVRVEAHPENNKPVIQAPSTDGSGSWRWRSLDHGTGGGGGTGTCGAGGGSGGGGGSLRQSFELNDLNRDSESSDSVREGSIERKRANHIVTTTATVSTPPIVTVHTQSTGQSDQRLHPQGLSTIRVTPGDSSGSGSGGGGGGSGETASDAPSVASSRESTLRRKGNSIILIPERANSPDNARNIFYKGTSITPVFKD